The genomic interval TGTTACGGTATTCCGGCGGATAGTTGGTGGCTGGCGGATTAAAGAACACGCCGGATGTAATGGCGCATCCTCCCTTGTCGTCACTATGATCGTAATAGAAGGCCGCTGTAATAGTACCCGCCGCCTGTGTCGGACCAGATTTGCCATCCTGGCTCCAGCCATAATTGTAACCCTTGCTGGCATCAGGAGTGGTGACGTCGTTGATCTCTTCATAATCGCCACCTACGTCCACCACAAAGATCTTCTGAGATACCGGGTCGAGGGCCATTTTCCATGGGTTTCTCAGACCGCGTGCCCAGATGCTTCTCTGCTGGCGACTAGCACCCGCTACGTCGTAGTAAGGGTTGCCGGGCGCCGGCTGACCGTCTTCTGTCAGACGCAGGATCTTACCACGGTAAGTATCCAGCTTGGGAGACTCAACGGAAGAGTTACTTTCTCCAACAGCCACATAGAGCAGACCCTGACGAAACAGCAGCGCACCGCCATTGTGTGCACCGTTGATAATCGGATCAAGTTCCAGTATCCGGTTAACAGCCGTTACCTGGTTGGTTGTGGTGATGGTGACTGCATCAATGTAATGACGCGTCATCTCCGGGTTGGTGTAGAAAATGTAAAACTTACCATTGGTGGCAAATTGCGGGTGCAGGGTGATGCCTAATAATCCCTGTTCGGCATCGGTAACGGTTTGCACAGAATGTACCGTGGTGACGGTTCCGTTCAGGAACACTTTCACATTACCTCCACGTTCTGCGATGAAAATTCTGCCATCCGCAGCGTGGGCCAGGGCAGTAGCTTCGTTGATAACGTCGCCGGTTAACTTTTTCTGGACAAACCCAGTTGGCAATTGGCTGTAAGCGCTGTTTGCGCCCGCCAGGAACATACCGATTCCACAGCACGCTGTAAGCAAGTGCTTATGAAACCTAAGCAGCAGGTTTTTCTTCATTGTGTTTAAATGGTTTTTTGTGAACTAGTTTATGATTATTGACGGTTTAGAATATGGTTTAGGGAGTGATAAATAAAAATACAGGATAAGGTTATTTTTGATTTTTTGACAACGAAATTTACGACATAAGTTTGACACTTGCATTACCTCTAAATGAACTTTTAGCTTTGTACTATTACAAGTACATCGGCATAGTATGCTATCCAAAAAAATAGTTGATACGCTTACTAACGGTGTTAGGCAAACGTACCAACTATTTAACTGATTGTAGATTATTGTTTAACGAATTTCAGCAACAATGTATTGTGAGCGTTATTCGTCAGCTGCATGAAGTAAATACCCGCCGGTAAACGGCTTACATCAACGGTATATGTGCCCGAGATTTTACCTTCCTGTGATAATTGTACAGACCTTGAACGCCCGTTCAAATCAACTATGCTTACCTGTTTCACTCCTTCATTGCTTAACAATTGTACCTTATCATTCACAACGGGGTTCGGATACAAACTGGCCTTCCATGCAGTCTGCGTTTTTGTCGCCAGATTTGAGCTGCCCAGCAAAGCGGCACTGGTGCGCAAACTGCCATACGCTTCCAGCTCGAGAATGGAATAGCCATAAGGCGTGGTTCTCGCCGTACCGTATATCCGGAGATAACGACCGTGCCCTGTAAGCCCCGTGTGATCATTCACCAGTACACTATTGTTGGTCACTGTTTTCAGTGGCGACCAGTTAACCGTGTCATTAGAGGCCTGCACAACATAGTCTTTCCCTGCTGCTGTTTCCCAGGTGATCTTCACCCGGTTGATATTGTAATCTGCACCCAGGTCCACCCTTATCCATTGAGGATCGCTGAAAGCGCTGGACCAGCGGGTGTTGATGTTGCCATCTACAGCATTTTGACCGGAAAAGACGATGTTTTCATATGAAGAAATAGCGGTTGGTTTATTCAATGCCAGGTTAGTCTGTGTGGCAACCGTATCTGGCGTAACATAATACACATTGTCAATGTAGAAGCTGGCCGCAGCGGCAGGTGCATCGCCGGAGAAGGTAAACGCCTGGGTGATGGTGCTGAGATTGACGTTTGTCAGCGAGCTGACAGGAATAGTCACCTCATGCCATTGCCCGTCCCTGATCAGTCCCAATTTCTGTTCACCGGCAGCGAAAGAAATGGCCTGCTCCCCGTTCTGAGAAATGACGCTGAAGCGGAAAGATCCCTGGTAGCTGGTCTTGAACTGGAACTTCAGGAAGCCATTAGCGAAATGGGAGAGGTCGCGTACATCGTGCGACACACCCAGCCCAAACCAGTTATTGGCTGCCGCGGTGAAGCCCATTACCTGTGCGCCTTCATAAGGCGCTGCCCCGCTGATGGTTGTCAGGTTATTCCATACATACAGGTTGGCATCCAGGCCATAGGTCAGCTTGTCCGGCATAGAAGGATCTTCGCTATAGATGCCATACCTGTTGGAAAGGATCTTGTTATCCTGCACGTTGATAGTCACAGGGGCAGAGGTAGTACTTAGCTTACCATTGTCAGTCGCCTTGGCTGTGATGGTATAAGTACCTTGTGGCACATTCTCCCAGGTGTAAGTGTAAGGCGGCTGTGTAAGCGTAGCCAGTAATGTACTGCCATTGAAGAATTCCACCTTGTATATCAGGCCATTGTCGGATACATTGGTATTGATCACCACTTTCGCCGGCCTTCTGTACGGTGTGCTGGCAGTAGGAGAGGTGATGCTGATCTGCGGAGGCGTGTTACCCGGTGCTGCTACCAGAACGGTGACAGGTTTTGAGGTAGTGGTCTTGTTCTGATTATCCGTTGCTTTCGCAATCAATTTGGCAATAGCCTGGGTAGATGTCTGCCAGGTATAGTTGAACGGTGCAGATGTAACTGTGCCCAGGTAATTAGACCCATTGAAGAAATCCACTTTGCTGATAGTGCCATTAGGGTCGCTGGCATTGGTCTGGATAGCGATGGATGCCGGGGTAGTATACACCGCCTCATTAGCAATATTGGTGATAGCCACCTGGGGTGCAGGATTGTCAGACACACCACCAGTATAATACACATTGTCAAAGTAGAAGTCTGCCGCTGCAGCTGGTGCATCGCCTGAGAACATGAATAGCTGTGTGACCTGCATCAGGTCCAGCGTACCGAACTCGCTGACAGGAATGGTCACCTCATGCCATTGCCCGTCCCTTAACAGTCCGTGTTCATTGCTACCAGTGAAATTCACCCAGCCTTCCACGCCATCCGCTACAATACCTACTTTGAAAGGCGCAGTAGAAGTGGTCTTCATATGGAACTTCAGGCTACCATTAGCATAGTTGCTCATGTTCTTGCTATCGTTCGCTACGCCGAGGCCAAACCAGGTGCCTGCATTGGCATGGAAAGCCCACACGTTGCTGCCTTCAAATGGCGTAGGGGCAGGTGTGATATTGGTGATATTGTTCCAGAGATAAAGATTGGCGCCCTGTCCAAATACTACTTTGTCGCTTACCGTAGTATTGTCGGTGAAGACGCCGTAATTACCTTCAGGTGCATTATTGGAACCAAGAATTAGCTCCTCACCCTGTGTAATGTCCTGGTACAGTTTGATGTAATCAACCTCCAGGCGGCCGGGCAGGGGAGCTGTCACGCCTGCTGCGGAGTTGATGCCGGGATAGTTCCCACCCACTGCCAGGTTGAGGATGATATAAAAGGGATTACGGAAGGCATCAAATCCGTTCGTTCCACTAATATCTATCCGGTAATAAGGACTATTATCCAGGAAGATGGTCAGGAACTGCGGCGTCCATTCCAGTTTGTACAGGTGATACGCGTCATTCAGCTGCGTGTTCTGAAGAACGCTATCTTTTGCGTAAGTGGCATGCCCGGTATAGCCGCCGGGATTTTCCGTCCACCAATGCGTAGCGGCACTGACGGTTCTGTTGGCCCGGCCTTCGGCAACGGCGCCGGCAAATCCCATTTCCAGGATGTCGACCTCTCCATTATGCGGCCAGGTACCACCGGTGGCGCCCAATAGCCAGAAAGCGGGCCAGAGGCCATTGGCTACATTGGGTACCTTTATCCTGGCTTCCAGGGAACCGTAACGGAAAGATACCCGTCCGGCGGTCTTGATACGCCCCGAGGTAAAGGGTTTGCCGCCCATCGTTTCCCGGCGGGCTTCAATGATGAGCGTACCATTTTCAATCCTTACATTTTCCGGCCGGTTGGTGTAATATTCCAACTCGGCATTCCCCCAGCCGCAATTCCCCTTGTTACAGCCATCTCCTGTTTCGTAGGTCCATGTCTGCGGATTGAGCGTGGTGGTGTTGAAGTTTTCCTCCCAGACAAGCTGTCGCTGGGCCTGGGTCGCAAAAGGTAACAGTGAAAGACAGAGCACAGCTGCAAGTAATGCGCTCTTTTTCAACCTGTGTGTTGGGAAATTTGGGTTCTTCATACGGGTGAAATTTAACGTGAACGTGGTAATAAAAAATATCAGTACAGGACTACACTACATGGGCCTGAGGGAAGCTCTCTAGTGTTTTCTGGGTTATTCTGGAGACAAATCTACTGATTGCGGAGGAGAACCGGTAAGCCTCCGGGGGAATCTTTTGTTCATAAAACCGCTGCGCTGTAAACAACGGCGAAAAACCGGCACACATAGCGGTGCCGGTCATTAAAACCTACTACTTACAGAAAACGTGCGATAGACATCGCACGTTCCATGTTTACACCTAATAGAGCTCATATGCTCTTTACCACATATATAGCCTGAGAAATAATTACTTTTTAGGATACAGGCCGTTATCCAGTCGCTCATAAAGATCCTGCAGATGATTGCGGGTGGTAACATCTGTCATAGTTGGCATCGCTGCTTTTATAGCTCCTGCCAGTTCTTTCGCATGTGCCCTGATCAGCGGCGTAATATCACTATCCTTGCTGATCCTTGCTGTGGGTGATATAATAGCCAACAGGCTCTCCACATATACACGCTGCAGGCCGCGGCGATAAACATCTGTAGCCTTATGCGCCGTTAATTCAGAGAATATACCAGCTTTCAGATCGTGCAGCAGTTGTGCTGCTGTATAAGCTTTTGATGCATCGAAAGCTTCCTGTGCGTTTAGCCTGTCTATCAGGTCGGGCGACAGCAATTGCAGCAACACCTTTTTCTGAACAGCAGTCACCGCAGAGAAATCAGTATGCGTAAGCATGGCCAATTGTTTGTCGTCCAGCCAGGAAGGGGTAGCAAAGAGCTGTTCGTTCAGAAATGCCACGGCTCGCTGTTGTTTGCTCTTTGTCGGGAACTCATACACCGGCCCTGACTGCTCCACCGTCTTAGGGGTTGTAAGTATACCGCCTATCTGTGCTGCCACATGACCTACATACAGGTCAAACTGCTTCACGATCTCCAGGTACATCTCACCAGCTTTTGAATAATCTTCATTCGGCTGGCGTGTCCATTCCATCAGGTGTTTTTCTATCCTCTTCAGATTGGCAATACCATAGGTACTGGCCTTCATGGCATCATCGCCCAGGTCTTCCCGCTGATTCCTGGGGTCATACTGTGTTTTCGCGTCATTGGGCACTCTCTCAATACCGAAGAAGTATTGTTTACCTGATGCGAGTTTATCGATCACTCTTTTGTTCAGCACAGGTGTTTCCTCTGCGGCAGTTTTGGCGCCGGGCACCAGTTTGTATCCCCATTCAATAGCCCATTTGTCATAGTCGCCGATACGGGGAAAGATGCCTTTGACGCCAATATTATCTTCCGGTTGTGCCACGTAATTGAAACGGGCATAGTCCATAATGGAAGGCGTATGTCCATGTGCTTCTACCCACTGCTTGCTGCGCAGACTGTCTACCGGCACGGTGGAAGATGCGCCCCAGTTATGCCGTAACCCTAATGTATGCCCTACTTCATGGGAAGATACAAAGCGGATCAGCTCACCCATGAGAGAGTCGGGTAGCTGCGGCGCCTGGGCTCTTTTATCGATAGCGCCTGCCTGTACAAAGTACCATTTGTACAACACGTCCATTACATTGTGATACCAGCTGATATGTGTTTCCAGTATTTCCCCGGTACGCGGGTCTTTGATACTTGGTCCCATCGCATTGGCGATGTTGGAAGGCTTGTATACCAGCACGGAATGACGGGCATCTTCAATACTCCAGGTACTGTCGTCAGTCGGGGCCTGTTTAGCTATGATCGCATTTTTGAAGCCTGCTGCTTCGAATGCTGCCTGCCAGTCGTTGACACCTGCCATCAGGTAGGCGACCCACTTCTTAGGCGTTAGCGGATCGATGTAAATAACGATGGGATGTTCCGGTGTAACCAGCTCGCCCCGTTTATATTTTTCCAGATCTTCTTTCCTCGGCTCCAGTCGCCATTTCCAGATCATACTTTCATTCTTGATGCCCTGGGAGTTGGCATCAAAGTCTGTGTATTCATCTGCGAAGAATCCTACCCGTGGATCAAAGAAGCGGGGCTGCATGGGAACTGCCGGCAGCAATACAATTGAACTGTTAAGCTCAAAGCTGTATGTCCTTACCTCCCCATTCGGGAAAGGCCTGGAATTGTAGGTACGTACCGTCTTCACTTCTACATTCATCGGGTAGGAATGAATCTCTTCTATGTAAGAACGGTCGGCGGCCATCATTGCCAGGCCCAGGATGTTTTTGAGCGCCGGGTCGAAGAACAGGATAGAGTTATCGGCGTTTACATAGTCCGTCACTTCTATCACACTGCTCTTTGTACTATCGTTGATCGCTTTGATCCCAAATACGGCCTGGATAGGCTGCAGGCTATTGTTCAGTAATGAGCGGTACAGGCCATTGGCAGAGCTATCCGCAGAACGTTCTTTATAAGAGACGGTCTTCAGGAGTATCCTGTTACCGGCTCCTTTCTCAAAGCGGATCACTTTTTCTCCGATCTGATCGCCGGAGTAAGTGCCCAGCATGAAACGTAATTCAGAAGATCCTTTGGCGATCCTGCCTACTACCAGCATA from Chitinophaga filiformis carries:
- a CDS encoding zinc-dependent metalloprotease, coding for MKSATTSIVLGMLCTVAIALPAAAQKQQKGKDSTATKKDSVAAALAKLALPAKPEALKPYKDVIVPGTITTNGLFKVHKSNEKYFFEIPDSLLGRDMLVVGRIAKGSSELRFMLGTYSGDQIGEKVIRFEKGAGNRILLKTVSYKERSADSSANGLYRSLLNNSLQPIQAVFGIKAINDSTKSSVIEVTDYVNADNSILFFDPALKNILGLAMMAADRSYIEEIHSYPMNVEVKTVRTYNSRPFPNGEVRTYSFELNSSIVLLPAVPMQPRFFDPRVGFFADEYTDFDANSQGIKNESMIWKWRLEPRKEDLEKYKRGELVTPEHPIVIYIDPLTPKKWVAYLMAGVNDWQAAFEAAGFKNAIIAKQAPTDDSTWSIEDARHSVLVYKPSNIANAMGPSIKDPRTGEILETHISWYHNVMDVLYKWYFVQAGAIDKRAQAPQLPDSLMGELIRFVSSHEVGHTLGLRHNWGASSTVPVDSLRSKQWVEAHGHTPSIMDYARFNYVAQPEDNIGVKGIFPRIGDYDKWAIEWGYKLVPGAKTAAEETPVLNKRVIDKLASGKQYFFGIERVPNDAKTQYDPRNQREDLGDDAMKASTYGIANLKRIEKHLMEWTRQPNEDYSKAGEMYLEIVKQFDLYVGHVAAQIGGILTTPKTVEQSGPVYEFPTKSKQQRAVAFLNEQLFATPSWLDDKQLAMLTHTDFSAVTAVQKKVLLQLLSPDLIDRLNAQEAFDASKAYTAAQLLHDLKAGIFSELTAHKATDVYRRGLQRVYVESLLAIISPTARISKDSDITPLIRAHAKELAGAIKAAMPTMTDVTTRNHLQDLYERLDNGLYPKK
- a CDS encoding Ig-like domain-containing protein; this translates as MKNPNFPTHRLKKSALLAAVLCLSLLPFATQAQRQLVWEENFNTTTLNPQTWTYETGDGCNKGNCGWGNAELEYYTNRPENVRIENGTLIIEARRETMGGKPFTSGRIKTAGRVSFRYGSLEARIKVPNVANGLWPAFWLLGATGGTWPHNGEVDILEMGFAGAVAEGRANRTVSAATHWWTENPGGYTGHATYAKDSVLQNTQLNDAYHLYKLEWTPQFLTIFLDNSPYYRIDISGTNGFDAFRNPFYIILNLAVGGNYPGINSAAGVTAPLPGRLEVDYIKLYQDITQGEELILGSNNAPEGNYGVFTDNTTVSDKVVFGQGANLYLWNNITNITPAPTPFEGSNVWAFHANAGTWFGLGVANDSKNMSNYANGSLKFHMKTTSTAPFKVGIVADGVEGWVNFTGSNEHGLLRDGQWHEVTIPVSEFGTLDLMQVTQLFMFSGDAPAAAADFYFDNVYYTGGVSDNPAPQVAITNIANEAVYTTPASIAIQTNASDPNGTISKVDFFNGSNYLGTVTSAPFNYTWQTSTQAIAKLIAKATDNQNKTTTSKPVTVLVAAPGNTPPQISITSPTASTPYRRPAKVVINTNVSDNGLIYKVEFFNGSTLLATLTQPPYTYTWENVPQGTYTITAKATDNGKLSTTSAPVTINVQDNKILSNRYGIYSEDPSMPDKLTYGLDANLYVWNNLTTISGAAPYEGAQVMGFTAAANNWFGLGVSHDVRDLSHFANGFLKFQFKTSYQGSFRFSVISQNGEQAISFAAGEQKLGLIRDGQWHEVTIPVSSLTNVNLSTITQAFTFSGDAPAAAASFYIDNVYYVTPDTVATQTNLALNKPTAISSYENIVFSGQNAVDGNINTRWSSAFSDPQWIRVDLGADYNINRVKITWETAAGKDYVVQASNDTVNWSPLKTVTNNSVLVNDHTGLTGHGRYLRIYGTARTTPYGYSILELEAYGSLRTSAALLGSSNLATKTQTAWKASLYPNPVVNDKVQLLSNEGVKQVSIVDLNGRSRSVQLSQEGKISGTYTVDVSRLPAGIYFMQLTNNAHNTLLLKFVKQ